One Pyrus communis chromosome 4, drPyrComm1.1, whole genome shotgun sequence genomic region harbors:
- the LOC137730722 gene encoding cytosolic sulfotransferase 12-like, which translates to MKTPQPPPPVVPRYLQENEPCQEDKDLISSLPTERGWIGNSLHKYQGFWQATAHMQGVLACQKHFRALESDIILVTTPKSGTTWLKAILFALVKRAHYLDLRRHPLLTENPHVLVPSLELDVYTDKQVLPDLSSLAPPRLFSTHLPYVSLPDSVKHSGCKVVYLCRDPKDAFVSLWHFVNKLRPVGSGTMSLYEAFDKFCRGVSSFGPFWDHVLGFWKESLKRPESAFFIKFEEMKQEPALQLRRLAEFLGCPFSPEEETHGIVDGILRLCSFDNLSNLVVNKSGKLPAGLENSAFFRKGEVGDWTNYLTTEMVKKLDSITQDKLHGSGLKF; encoded by the coding sequence ATGAAAACACCTCAACCTCCTCCTCCTGTTGTTCCCCGATACTTGCAAGAAAATGAACCTTGCCAAGAAGACAAAGACCTTATATCCTCTCTACCTACAGAAAGAGGTTGGATTGGAAATAGCCTACACAAGTACCAAGGTTTTTGGCAGGCAACTGCGCACATGCAGGGAGTTTTGGCATGCCAGAAACACTTTCGAGCCCTAGAATCTGATATCATTCTCGTTACCACTCCCAAATCAGGCACGACTTGGCTGAAGGCAATTTTGTTTGCCCTAGTGAAACGAGCGCACTATCTGGACCTTCGGCGACACCCTTTGCTCACAGAAAACCCTCATGTTCTTGTGCCCTCTTTGGAGTTAGATGTCTACACTGACAAACAGGTACTTCCTGACCTCTCCTCCCTGGCCCCTCCGAGGCTCTTTTCGACTCATTTACCGTATGTTTCTCTGCCGGATTCTGTCAAACATTCCGGTTGCAAAGTTGTTTACTTGTGTAGAGATCCTAAAGATGCTTTTGTTTCACTTTGGCACTTCGTGAACAAACTGAGACCCGTGGGTAGTGGAACCATGTCACTTTACGAAGCGTTCGATAAGTTCTGCCGGGGAGTGAGTTCGTTCGGACCCTTTTGGGATCATGTACTAGGGTTTTGGAAGGAGAGCTTAAAGAGGCCTGAAAGTGCATTTTTCATCAAGTTTGAGGAAATGAAACAAGAGCCCGCTCTTCAACTGAGGAGGCTGGCCGAGTTCTTGGGGTGCCCATTTTCCCCGGAAGAAGAGACGCATGGAATTGTGGACGGTATCTTAAGGTTGTGTAGTTTTGACAATTTAAGCAATTTGGTTGTGAATAAAAGTGGGAAATTGCCGGCCGGTTTGGAGAATAGTGCATTCTTTAGGAAAGGTGAAGTTGGAGATTGGACGAATTATTTGACCACTGAGATGGTGAAAAAACTAGACTCCATTACTCAAGACAAGTTGCATGGTTCCGGGCTAAAGTTCTAG
- the LOC137732057 gene encoding uncharacterized protein, translating into MLKLQRLSLAMALKPHRLHSIADTTSQSGPKKARTTTTETSSMKDAFSKYADSLNNLNDKRERVVKASRDITINSKKVIFQVHRISKHNKEEVLQKAEKDLVAVTDQYISRLVRELQGTDFWKLRRAYSPGVQEYVEAATFCKFCRTGTLLNLEELNATLLPLSDPSLEPLQINVLDYLLGLADLTGELMRLAIGRISDGELEFANKICKFVREIYRELTLVVPLMEASNDMKTKMDTMLQSVMKIENACFGVHVRGSEYMPLLGSDDPTSFLLAVPDVEI; encoded by the exons ATGTTGAAGTTGCAGCGGCTATCTCTCGCGATGGCTCTCAAACCCCACCGCCTTCACTCca TTGCAGATACGACGTCGCAGAGCGGACCCAAAAAGGCGAGGACGACGACCACCGAAACCTCCTCCATGAAAGACGCCTTCTCCAAATACGCCGATTCTCTCAACAATCTC AATGACAAGCGGGAAAGGGTCGTAAAAGCAAGTCGCGATATCACCATTAACAGCAAAAAGGTCATCTTTCAGGTTCACAG AATCAGTAaacacaacaaagaggaagtcCTGCAGAAAGCTGAAAAGGATTTAGTAGCTGTGACGGATCAGTACATTTCCCGGCTGGTTAGAGAGCTGCAGGGGACTGATTTTTGGAAGCTGAGACGAGCATACTCACCTGGG GTACAAGAATATGTTGAAGCTGCAACCTTCTGTAAATTTTGCAGGACTGGGACTCTTTTAAATCTTGAGGAGCTAAATGCCACCTTGCTGCCACTCAGCGATCCGTCTCTTGAACCTTTGCAGATCAATGTACTTGATTATCTGCTCGGG CTTGCTGATTTGACTGGAGAGCTGATGCGGTTGGCAATTGGTCGAATTTCAGATGGAGAACTTGAATTTGCTAATAAGATATGCAAGTTTGTGCGTGAAATTTACAGGGAACTGACCCTGGTTGTTCCATTAATGGAAGCTAGCAATGACATGAAGACAAAAATGGATACAATGCTTCAAAGTGTAATGAAGATAGAAAATG CTTGCTTTGGTGTTCATGTGAGAGGATCAGAGTATATGCCGCTACTTGGCTCCGACGATCCAACTTCCTTCTTATTGGCAGTGCCCGACGTTGAAATATGA
- the LOC137731747 gene encoding D-aminoacyl-tRNA deacylase-like: MVTLIVATTTDPASINPANALLAMPGWDPSPSCLQDMKGFANGRGGVRVLLHSRGIVEEDDLDRRWEEATGERVDEVIFLSKHTAVSNRPALTVHPIGIPHLREGEAGPQGGKPGWAAPPSPRIGPWLRHLKKLAQAHNLVPEFEITLEGTHHGPVTHTPTMFLEIGSTDEYWKRQDAAQVIALLVWEGLGLGGGAAVGNWNGEKDKNKVLLGLGGGHYAPRHMDIVLKDGVWVGHLLSGYSLPMEDPNQSKAGTNAKDTKDIGGTWKHSIKAAFEATQSAFPSGEVIAHLDQKSFKSWQKNAITAFLGEQNIKIGKPNDFY, from the exons ATGGTGACGCTGATTGTGGCGACGACGACCGACCCGGCCTCCATCAACCCGGCCAATGCCCTCCTAGCCATGCCTGGGTGGGACCCCTCCCCTTCCTGTTTACAGGACATGAAGGGGTTTGCTAATGGAAGAGGAGGAGTGAGGGTTTTGCTGCACAGCAGGGGAATTGTGGAAGAAGACGACTTGGACAGGCGGTGGGAGGAGGCCACCGGTGAGCGAGTCGACGAGGTGATATTCCTGAGCAAACACACCGCCGTCTCCAACCGGCCGGCACTGACCGTACACCCGATCGGAATTCCTCATCTGCGTGAAGGCGAGGCTGGGCCGCAAGGCGGGAAGCCGGGTTGGGCTGCGCCGCCGAGCCCCCGCATTGGACCCTGGCTCAGGCACCTGAAGAAGCTTGCCCAAGCCCACAACTTGGTTCCTGAGTTCGAG ATTACATTGGAGGGTACGCATCATGGACCGGTAACGCATACGCCCACTATGTTCTTAGAGATTG GCAGTACAGATGAGTACTGGAAGAGGCAGGATGCAGCACAAGTTATTGCTCTA TTGGTTTGGGAAGGACTTGGGCTTGGAGGAGGAGCTGCTGTTGGAAACTGGAACGG GGAGAAGGATAAGAATAAAGTTCTTCTTGGATTAGGTGGTGGACATTATGCTCCTCGGCATATGGATATAGTCCT GAAAGACGGGGTGTGGGTAGGCCATCTACTTTCGGGTTATTCCTTGCCGATGGAAGATCCAAATCAGTCCAAAGCAGGAACAAATGCAAAAGATACGAAAGACATTGGTGGAACTTGGAAACACTCAATCAAAGCAGCATTTGAGGCTACCCAGTCGGCTTTCCCTAGTGGGGAAGTTATAGCTCATCTTGATCAAAA GAGTTTCAAAAGTTGGCAAAAGAACGCTATAACGGCTTTCTTAGGCGAGCAGAACATCAAAATTGGCAAACCCAACGATTTCTACTAG